From the genome of Vulpes lagopus strain Blue_001 chromosome 2, ASM1834538v1, whole genome shotgun sequence, one region includes:
- the ZFYVE19 gene encoding abscission/NoCut checkpoint regulator has product MESRCYGCAVKFTLFKKEYGCKNCGRAFCSGCLSFSAAVPRTGNTQQKVCKQCHEVLTRGSSPANASKWSPPQNYKKRVAALEAKRKPKTPQSQGLIQQDQVIAERLARLRQQNKPKSVASQAEIEARLAALRDDPQGSIPSTQEVEARLAALQGRVLPSQTSQLAHQPPDTRTQAQQAQDLLTQLAAEVAIDESSERGGPAASIQNDLNRGGPGGQSATSKGQATQSLEEEKSRLLAQAAIELREENTRQEKILALAKRLAVLRGQDPDKVTLQDYHLPDSDEDEDEETAIQRVLQQLTEEAALDEASGFNIPAEPAVRAQAQSCRAEPEVEAVATRPEAEEELPWCCICNEDATMRCADCDGDLYCARCFREGHDAFELKEHQTSAYCPPHAGREH; this is encoded by the exons ATGGAGAGCAGGTGCTACGGCTGTGCTGTCAAGTTTACCCTCTTCAAGAAGGAG TACGGCTGTAAGAATTGTGGCCGGGCCTTCTGTTCTGGCTGCCTTAGCTTCAGTGCAGCGGTGCCCCGGACTGGAAAtactcagcagaaagtctgcaaGCAGTGCCATGAGGTCCTGACCAG AGGATCTTCTCCTGCCAATGCCTCCAAGTGGTCACCACCTCAGAACTATAAGAA GCGCGTGGCAGCCTTGGAAGCCAAGCGGAAGCCCAAAACTCCTCAGAGCCAGGGACTGATCCAGCAAGACCAAGTCATCGCTGAGCGCCTAGCACGGCTCCGCCAACAGAACAAGCCCA AGTCAGTGGCCTCACAGGCGGAGATAGAAGCCAGGCTAGCTGCACTGAGGGATGACCCCCAGGGTTCCATCCCTTCCACCCAGGAGGTGGAGGCACGGCTTGCTGCACTACAGGGCAGAGTTCTGCCTTCACAGACCTCCCAGCTG GCACATCAGCCACCAGACACCAGGACCCAAGCCCAGCAGGCACAGGATCTGCTGACACAGCTGGCAGCAGAAGTGGCTATTGATGAGAGCTCAGAACGAGGAGGCCCAG CTGCCTCTATCCAGAATGACCTCAACcgagggggccctgggggccaaaGTGCTACTTCCAAGGGGCAGGCCACTCAGTCCCTGGAAGAGGAGAAGAGCAGGCTGCTGGCCCAAGCAGCCATTGAGCTGCGGGAAGAGAACACAAGGCAGGAGAAGATCCTGGCACTCGCCAAGCGCTTGGCCGTACTGCGGGGACAAGACCCTGACAAAG TGACCCTCCAGGACTATCACCTCCCAGACagtgatgaggatgaggatgaggagacGGCCATCCAGAGAGTTCTGCAGCAG CTCACTGAAGAAGCCGCCCTGGATGAGGCAAGTGGCTTTAATATCCCTGCGGAGCCTGCTGTCCGAGCTCAGGCCCAGTCCTGCAGGGCAGAGCCTGAG GTGGAGGCCGTGGCCACCAGGCCTGAGGCTGAGGAAGAACTCCCCTGGTGCTGCATCTGCAATGAGGATGCCACCATGCGCTGCGCTGACTGTGACGGGGACCTCTACTGTGCCCGCTGCTTCCG GGAAGGCCACGATGCCTTTGAACTTAAGGAGCATCAGACGTCTGCCTACTGCCCCCCGCATGCAGGCCGAGAGCACTGA